A stretch of DNA from Maridesulfovibrio sp.:
GATCAGCGAAGCCGGTCTTGAGTACACCCTCAACCCCCGGCTGGTTCGCGGACTCGACTACTACCAGCGGACAGCCTTCGAAGTCACCTCCGGCGATATCGGAGCTCAGACAGCTGTGGCCGGAGGAGGTCGTTACGACGGACTGGTGGAGAGCCTCGGCGGTCCCAAACAGGTCCCGGCCATCGGCTTTGCCTGCGGCATGGAACGTCTGGCCCTGCTGCTGGACGGAACATTCGAAGCGGAAAACGATTTTTACGTAGCCCTGGCGGACGAAAGGGCAGCCCAAAACGCACTGCTCTTTGCGGAGAAACTGCGCAATAACGGGCAGAAAGGCGAAGCGGCTTTCAGTGCCAAAAGCATGAAGGCACACCTGCGCTACGCCAACAAGATAAACGCACGCAGATGTTTCATCTTCGGCGCGGATGAATTCGAAAACGGAACGGTCACTGTCAAGGACATGGCCGAAGGCGGGGAGCAGACAACCATGCCCTTCGATGAATATTTCAAATAATACCGGGAGAGACAAAAATGTCCGAACAGATTGAAGAACGCGATTATGACGAATACCGAGTGATCGAATCGCTCGGGGGATGGAAGCGCACCCACACCTGCAACGACCTTACCGCCGCCAATCTCGGTGACCAGGTCCTGCTCATGGGCTGGGTCCAGTTTCGCCGTGACCACGGCGGGCTGATTTTCATAGACCTGCGTGACCGTGAAGGTCTGACTCAGGTTGTTTTCAGCCCCGAACACAGCTCCGAAGCGCACGAACGCGCCCATGCCATCCGTTCCGAATACGTTGTGGCCATCAAGGGCCAGGTTCGCGAACGCCCCGAAGGCATGCGCAATGCCAACCTCAAAACCGGCGAAATCGAAATCGTCGTTGACGAATGGAAGCTGCTCAACACTTCGGACACTCCTCCGTTCGCAATTGAGGACCGCATTGAAGCATCCGAAATGCTGCGCCTCAAATACCGCTTTCTGGACCTGCGCCGTCCCGGACTGGCCAAGAATTTCATCCTGCGCAACAAGGCTGCACAGTCAGTACGCCGCTATCTTGACGGCCTAGGATTCCTTGAAGTGGAAACTCCGGTACTGACCAAATCCACCCCTGAAGGCGCTCGCGACTTTCTGGTTCCCAGCCGTTTGAACAACGGCGAATTCTACGCCCTGCCCCAGTCCCCGCAGCTTTTCAAGCAGATGCTCATGGTTTCAGGTCTGGACCGTTATTTCCAGATCGTGAAATGCTTCCGCGATGAAGACCTGCGTGCCGACCGTCAGCCGGAATTCACCCAGATTGATATTGAAATGAGCTTCGTGGACGAAGAACAGGTCATGAGTATGGCCGAAGAAATGGTCCGCACCGTGTTCCGGGAAACCATCGGCAAAAACCTGCCTGCAGAATTTCCCCGCATGACCTACTCAGATGCCATGCGCGACTACGGCTGCGACAAGCCGGACGTGCGTTTTGACCTGAAACTGCAGGAAGCTTCTGATATTTTCCGCGGCTCCGACTTCAAGGTCTTCGGCGGCGCTGAACTGGTCAAGGTCCTGCGCGTTCCCGCCGGAGCGGAACTCTCCCGCAAGGAAATAGACGAGTACACAAAATTCGTTGAAATTTATGGTTCCAAGGGTCTGGCCTGGATCAAGGTCAAGGAAGACGGCGGCTGGCAGTCTCCCATCGTAAAATTCTTCAGCGAAGAGGAATGCTCCAAGCTCAAGGAACTCACTTCCTGCGAACCCGGAGATATTCTCTTCTTCCAGGCCGGAGCAGCGGACATCGTCAACGCCGCACTGGCCGCACTGCGCCTCAAACTGGGTGAACGTTTCGGACTCATCGACGAATCCGAATTCGCTCCGCTCTGGGTAACGGACTTCCCGCTGCTTGAGTACAACCCCGATGAAAAAAGGTATGTGGCCCGCCACCATCCCTTTACCTCCCCGCAGGAAGGGCAGATCGATCAGATAACCGACAAGCCGGATGAAGCCCTTGCCCGCGCATACGACATCGTCCTGAACGGTTATGAAGTCGGCGGCGGCTCCATCCGTATCCACACTCCGGAAATGCAGCAGAAAATGTTTGCTGCCCTCGGAATAGGAGAAGAGGAAGCCCGCGCTAAATTCGGATTCCTCATGGACGCGCTGAAATTCGGAGCACCCCCGCACGGCGGTATTGCCTTTGGTCTGGACAGACTTATTATGATCCTGTGCGGAGCAAAATCCATCAGGGACGTAATAGCCTTCCCCAAAACCCAGAAGGCCACCTGTCTGATGACCGAAGCACCCTCCGAAGTCGCCAGCACACAGCTGCGTGAACTGGGAATCAGGGTCCGCGAAAAGAAAGAACTTTAGTCGAGTATTTGTCTGGGCTCCGCCCCAAGGAAAGGCAAAGCCTCATTGGAAATATGGTTATTACCATAGCTCAGCAACGCTTTTGATTTAAGAGGCGGCTTTCAATGCAGTTGCCTTAAACCCTTAGGGATTCCAAAGGGGATTATCCCCTTTGGCCGCCGGCGGCAAAATCAAAAGATCAAAAGCGCGAAGCGCACAAATAATAACAAGAACAAATCCGGCAGGTTCGGCTGGCAACAGGCTTACCGAACCTGCCTATATGTAAAGACCGGACAGCATTGCACGAGCAAGCTTCCGGGTATGCGTAAAGCGGATATACGCGCCATTTAATCGAAGGGTTCCGGGGAACCGGGTCCGGGGCCTTTAAGGAAATTTTTATGAAACTTGAACTTGTCAAATACCCCGCACCGTCCTTGAAAGAGGTCTGTGAAAGGATTGAAGAACTTACTCCCGAACTGCGGGAGATAATCGACAATATGGTCGAGACCATGTACGAAGATGACGGTGTAGGACTGGCCGCCCCGCAGGTCGGGCTGCAGAAACGTCTGATCGTGATAGATCCGTCCGGCCCCAAGGAACGTACGGACCTTCAGGTCATCATCAATCCCGAAATCATCTCCAGCGAAGGCTCGATTGATTCCGAGGAAAGCTGCCTCTCATGTCCCTCTTTCCGCTGCGTCATCAAACGCGCAGAAAAAGTTGTCGTCACCGGAACTGATCTTGACGGCAACGAACTGAGAATTGAAGCCGATGATTTCAAGGCCATAGTTCTGCAGCATGAAATAGACCACCTTGACGGAACCCTCATTGTTGACAGGGTAGGCCGCCTCAAACGCGCAATGTACGACAAGAAGATCAAGAAATGGCAGAAAAACGCTGGCGAATAGTTTTCATGGGTACACCGGACTTCGCGTCCACCATTCTCGAATATCTCGTGGAATGGGACGGATGCGAGGTTGTGGCGGCTTACACACAGCCTGACCGCCCCTGCGGACGCGGTCAGAAGATGCGCCCGTCCCCGGTAAAGGAAGTGGCTCTCAAAAATGAAATTCCGGTATTCCAGCCGGTTAATTTCAAGGACGAGAAGGACGTTGAAGTATTGCGCGCGCTTGCGCCGGACTTTCTGGTAGTGGCCGCATACGGACTCATTCTTCCGCAGTCCGTGCTTGATGTTCCGGCCATCATGCCTCTTAACGTGCATGCCTCCCTGCTCCCGAAATACCGGGGAGCGGCCCCCATCCACCGGGCGGTGGCAAACGGGGAACACGCAACCGGCATAACCATCATGAAGATGGAAGCCGGGCTTGATACAGGTCCTATCCTTGTTCAGCAGGCTCTCGGCATCGCCTGGGACGACTACACCGGCAAAATCCACGATGAACTCGCGGCCATGGGCGGCCCGTTGGTCATGGAAACCCTGCTCCGCTACGAAAACAAGCACCTCATCATCATGGAACAGGATGATGAGATAGCAACGTATGCCTCCAAACTTTCCAAGGAAGAAGGTTTGATAGACTGGACCAAGGACGCCAAGGCCGTCCATAACCAGATCAGGGGCATGCACCCGTGGCCCGGTGCTTATTTTTTCTGGACTCCGGAAGAGGGCAAGGATCCGATCAGACTGGTCCTTACCCCGGGCAAGCCCGGAGACATGGAGTCCGGCGACAACGCTCCCGGAACCATTGTCGGTGAATTTGAAGGAATGCTGGGCATCGCCTGCGCGGACAAACTCTACCTCGCATCCGGTGTTAAACCGGCAGGTAAGAAGGAAATGGACGGCAAGGCATTCATATGCGGATATATGGGCAGATGCTCATAAACTTCCTGCGGAAAACACCATGCGTCCGCGGCTTTGCTGCCGCTTTTTATTGAAGGGGACACTCCCTTGCTTCGGCCAAGCGACTTAATCTGATTCAGGAACAAACGTGAGCATAGAAAAAGATTCCAAAAAACGCCTTTTCATCGGTCTGATAACAGGAACCTGCGCCCTGCTCTGCTTTTTTCTGGGCCTGCTCTGGTACGTCCCCTATGTGGGACTGGATTCTTTCGGGAGCTGGGCAACATGGGTATGGGGAATTATCATCTTCATGCTCATCATGCTTGTCGGCTGGGCCTATGCAGGACTGCTGGCAAACGTCGTGCTTGGCCGGACCTTTCCTTTTTCCAAAAAGGCACGCGGTCTGACCGTAAAGCTCTTCCTGCCGCTGATGACTATTCTGGGACGCATATTCGGCCTTTCCAAACGGAAAATCCGGTCCTCTTTCATCAAGGTCAACAACGAGCTGGTGCTTTCGGAAGCAGGCCACTTTGACCCGGACAAGATCATGATCCTGACCCCGCACTGCCTGCAATCCAGCCGCTGCGACATGCGCCTGACCTACGATGTGGACAACTGCAAACGCTGCGGACTGTGCACAATCAAGGGATTGCTGGACCTGCGGGACAAATACGGCGTGCATTTCGCTGTTGCCACCGGCGGCACCATTGCCAGACGTCTGGTTGTCCAGAAACGTCCGCGCATGATCATAGCCATTGCCTGTGAGCGCGATCTCTCAAGCGGTATTCAGGATACCTACCCGCTCCCGGTTTACGGCGTGCTCAACGAACGGCCCAACGGTCCCTGCCTCGATACCATGGTATCCCTTGCGGCAGTTGAAGATGCCCTGCGCCGGTTCATAAAAGAAGACAAACTTCCGGCCGACGTTGACAAGAACGTGGCCCTTACACCCATTACCGGACGCTAGAGAAAACATATCCGATGAAGAAGCCGACCCTGCCCGGAACACGGGGACTCGCCTTTGAGTGTATAACCCGCACTCTGGATGGCAATGCCGATGCGCAGTCTGTGCTGGACAATATCCTGTCTGCCGCCGGACCGGACCAGCGAGACCGAGGCTTCATAACGGAAATATTTTACGGCTACCTGCGCACGCGCATCCGCCTGCTCTCCGTACTGAAATGTTTTCTTTCAAGACCGGAAGGACTTCCGGAACCGGTACTGAGGGTCCTGGGCATGGCCGCATATGAAATTCTGCATATGGATGTTCCGGCATACGCATCAGTAGACTGGGGCGTGGACTCTGCCAAAAGACTTTCCCGCGGAAAGCTCGGCGGGCTGGCAAACGCAGTGCTGCGCAAGGTTGCCAGGCTGGCCGATGACGGAGTTGACGAGGAGTTCTTCCGCCGCAATACGAAAACCGAGGCTGAGTTTCTCTCGGCCCGATACTCCTGTCCGGAATGGATCGTTGACCTGTGGGTAAAGGCTTATGGTCAGGAACAGGCAGAAATGTACCTCGAAGCACAGACTCTCCCGCCGGCAGCAGGATTCGTTCTGGATACCGGAGACAAGAAAGCAGCAGCAGTGGCCGCTTTGCTCATGAAAGAACAGGATTTCATTGAGACAGACGGACAGGCTTTCGCCTTTCCCTCCGGGCAGTTTCCGGAAGCGTTCAAAACCCTGAACAGGGGGACCCTGTTCCGCAGGAGCTATGCGGCAAGACAGGCGCTGGCTGCGCTTTCCCCGAAGGAATGGCCGGTTCCTGTATGGGACGGATGTTCGGGCCGCGGAGGCAAATCAAAATTTCTGGTTTCACAAGGGATTGCACCGGTCTTCGCCAGCGACCCGCACAAGGGCAGGATTTCGGCCCTGAAAAAGGACCTTGCGGATTTCCCGGCTTTCCGGGCATCCGCAATTGCGTCGCCACTAGCGAACAATTCGCTGGGAACAGCCCTGCTGGATGTTCCGTGCTCAGGACTCGGAGTTCTTGCCAGAAGGCCGGACACCAAATTCCGGCGCACTCCCGACGACCTTGCCTCTCTGGTTGTCCTGCAGTCACGCATTCTTGAAAACAGCTGGCGGACAGTTCGCACAAACGGACGGCTGGCCTATATAACCTGCACCCTGAACCCGGATGAAAATGAACGGCAGATAGCAACCTTTTTGCATCGACACAAAGACGCAAGACTGCTCAAGGAATGGACCACACCTCCGGATTCGGAACTGCGCGAGTTTTTCTACGCCGCCCTCATTGAAAAGATCTGATGTCCTTTTAATTCCGGAACTGATAAGGCGCTATCCTGAGCGCAAATTCTGGAGAAGGAAGATACGGACTACTGACCCTGAAGCTGCTTTTTCACGAAATCAAAAAATTTCTGAGCTTCCACATGATCCTTATTCAGGGACAGAGCCTTGGTCAGGTGATCGGCGCATTTTTCCAACATCCCTTTCTCAAAATAAGCTCTGGCGATATTGTAATGCAGGTTCTCATCCTGTGAACTCATCTGAAGAGCCCGCTGGTAATATTCTATGGCCTGGTCCTGCATGCCGCTCTTGCGCAGGTTTATACCGAATTCATTGAAAAGGTGCTTGTGCTCGGTCTGAAAGGCGGCGTCAAGATTTACAAGACGTTCAAAAATATCATTCGCCTTGGTGTTCTCACCACGCTCCATGTATGTAAGCCCCAGCCCGAAATTCGCCTTGACGTTCTCCTCGTCAACGTCCAGGGCATTCTGAAATTCAAATTCGGCGCTGTAGGTTGCCCCGGCCTGCCTTGCTTTTTCACCACGCTCAATGGAAGAACCCAACTCCTTGATCTTCGGATATACCGTTGAGACATAAAATTCCGGTTCCGGCGAATACTTGGAAAGGAACTCCTCCATATCCACAGCCGACTTGGGGCCTGCGGGAACATAACTTTTATTAAGGGCCTGCACTTCCACACTGCCGTCATCCAGTTCACGGACCATCCAGTACATTTTACTGATAGTCCTGCGCACAGTTGTGCCTGTGCCGATCTTCTGGACACTCTGGCTTGAAAAAACTCCCTGAATCTTCTCTCTGCCACTTACATTTTCTGCTGAAGCCATTTGCAATCCTTATCTTGATTACCGTAATTGAGCGACTATAGATAAATTTCTACTGAAACGCCAACAGCAAAATCAGGTTGCTGGATGACCGTTCCTCCCAGACAGCAACAGCAAAGTACATTTTCCAATTTTGTCCTTCATTTTTGTCGCACGAAGTTTTATCTTGGCTGTCTGCTGTACAGCAGATGAATAAGAGCTGACATGACAGTGAATAGTGACAAAAAAACGTTATTATTGTAAGCACTCATTTCTAACGTTTTTTGTAAATTCATACCAGAATGCCGTGGAAACGGGTCAGACCAGACGAGGGAAAAATGAACAAGACAAAAGTTGGGCAGCGCATCAAAACCTTCAGGGAAAAACAGGGACTCAGTATTGAGGATTTTTCGGAACGAACCGGACTGGGGCTGGAATTCCTTGGTGCGGTTGAAGAAAAGGACATGTATCCCTCGCTGGGCCCCCTGCTTAAAATTGCCAGGGCACTTGGTGTCCGCCTTGGAACTTTTCTGGACGACCATGTCAGCAAGGACCCGATCATCATAAAATTAGATGAGCGTGAAGAAGAATTTTCCATGCATTCCGATATGGAACACACGGCTTCCATGAAATATTTCTCTCTTGGAAAAGGGAAAAGCGACCGCCATATGGAACCGTTCTTCATTGAAATAGAGCCGGAAGATACGGAACCGAAACTCACCTCCCACGAAGGAGAGGAATTCATCATCGTTGTTTCGGGAAAACTCAAGGTGGTATACGGAAAAGAGGAAAGCGTGCTCCAGGCCGGAGACAGCGTTTACTTTAATTCCGTTGTTCCGCACTACGTAGCCGCACACGGCGAAAAGTGCGACATTTACGCAGTCCTCTACTTCCCGGAATAGGAAAGGCGGTTCCATGGAAAAATCACACCTCAGGGAGATTACTCTCGGCACACTGCTGGACGAGATAGTGGAAAACTATCCTGACAACGAAGCAGTTGTTTACGTTGACCGCGATTTCCGCCTCACCTACCGCGAATTCGGTGAACTTGTGGATGAACTGGCCATGGGACTCATGGCTCTGGGCATAAAGAAGGGCGAAAAGGTCGCAATCTGGGCAACCAACGTGCCTTACTGGGTTGCCCTGCAGTTTGCCACGGCCAAAATCGGGGCTATCCTGCTGACCGTAAACACCTTTTACCGCACTACCGAACTGGAATACCTGCTCAAACAGTCCGAATGCGAAAACCTGGTCATCATCGATGGCTTCCGGGAAATAGATTACCTTGAAACCGTGTATGATCTGGTCCCGGAACTGAAAACACAGGAACGCGGCTACCTGAAAAGCGCCAGATTTCCGGATCTCAAAAGAGTTTTCTTTCTGGGACAGGAAAAACACCGCGGAATGTATTCCATGGCCGAGGTCATCAACCTTTCCGCAGTTGTATCGGAAGAGGAATACCAGACCCGCCAGGACTCCCTTGATCCCCATGATGTGGTAAACATGCAGTACACTTCGGGAACAACAGGATTCCCCAAAGGTGTGCAGCTGACCCATTACAACATCGGAAACAACGGATTCTGGATCGGCGAAAACCAGGGTTTCCGACCGGGTGACCGGCTCTGTCTGCCTGTTCCCCTGTTTCACTGTTTCGGCTGTGTACTCGGAGTACTTGCCGCCATCAACCATGCCGCAACGCTGGTCATTCTCGAAGGATTCGACCCGCTGCTGGTCATGGCTTCCGTGGATCAGGAAAAATGCACCGCTGTTTACGGCGTTCCGACCATGTTCATCGCCATTCTCGACCACAAGATGTTCAACAGATTCGACTACTCTTCTCTGCGTACCGGAATCATGGCGGGCTCTCCGTGCCCGGTGGAAGTCATGAAGAAAGTCATGGACAAAATGAACATGAAGGACATCACTATCTGCTACGGGCTGACCGAGGGTTCCCCGGTGATGACCCAGACCAGAATGGAAGACGACATCAGACGCCGGACCGAAAGCGTGGGCCGGGCAATGCCGGAAATCGAAGTGGCCATATTCAACCCGGAAACGGGCAAGGAGTGTGAACACGGCGAAACAGGCGAAATCTGCTGCCGCGGCTACAACGTGATGAAAGGCTACTACAAGAACGATGAAGCCACGGCAACGGCCATCGACATAGACGGATGGCTCCATTCCGGCGACCTCGGAACCATGGACGAAGAAGGCTATGTAGAAGTAACCGGAAGGCTGAAAGACATGATAATTCGCGGGGGAGAAAATATTTATCCTCGTGAAATAGAAGAATTCCTTTACACCATGGATGGAATTCTAGATGTTCAGGTTGCCGGCGTTCCGAGCAAGAAATTCGGTGAGCAGGTGGGAGCGTTCATCATATTGAAAGACGGCGTTGAAATGGATCAGCAGGATGTTGTGGACTTCTGCCGGGGCAAGATATCCCGATACAAAATTCCAAAATACGTCACTTTCATAGATTCTTATCCGATGACGGCGAGTGGTAAAATTCAGAAATACAAATTAAGGGAAATGGCCGCAGAGCTGTACCCCGATGCATAGGAAAAAAGACATTTCTTTGAACAGAAAATGATTCACGGTGCATCCAATAAAAGCAACCGCATCAGGGAGGCGGTATGAGCAACAACCAGGCATACAAGGAAATTGCGCCCAGGCTTCAGGGCCTGCGGGACGCAATGGACATGACACTTGAGGAACTGGCCGAAAAAACCGGAGTAACGGTAGAAAAAGCCGCTCAGTATGAATCCGGGACCATGGAAATCCCCGTGAGCTACCTTATGGATGTGGCGCACATCTGCGGGGTAGGCCTTACGGTTCTTATCTCCGGTTCCGAAGCGCACCTGACCAACTACGCCCTTGTGCGCAAAGGCAAAGGGCTGGTCGTGGACCGCCGCAAGGACTACGACTACAAGAATCTGGCCTCCACTTTCGTGGGCAGACGCATGGAGCCTTTCATGGTCGAGGTGCCGTCCAAGGACGTGACGGAAATGAACTTCACCACCCACCGGGGACAGGAATTCATCTACGTGCTTGAGGGACGCCTTGAACTCAGGCTCGGCGACTCCGTCCTTGAACTTGATGAAGGCGATTCTCTGTACTTTGATTCCAACACCCCGCACGCCCTGCGAGGCCTTGGCGGCAGATCTGCACGCATGCTGGACGTCATTCTCTAGCAGGCCGTATCCGGTAGCGTCCGCCTGCGGCGAACGCACCTGCGGTCTGCGGTAAAAATCCGACTTTACTTTTGAGAACCGAACGTCAACCAACAGCAATTATCGGGATGGAATCAGACATCCCTGTGGAGATATGAAATGCAGAAGCAGAAATACACGTCATACGAAGACTTCCGTGCAGGATATAAAGCCGAGGTGCCCGACAACTACAATTTCGCTTTCGACTGTGTGGACAGATACGCCGCCGAAGATCCGTCCAGACCTGCGATGATCCACATCGGCCCGGACGGCACGCGCAGGGAAATGGATTTCGGATTCTTTTCCAAAAAATCAGCACGGCTGGCCAATGCCCTGACCAAGGCAGGAGTGGGCAAAGGTGATCGGATCATGATCATCCTCTATCGCCGCATAGACTGGTGGATATCCATGCTGGCCTGCCACAAGATCGGGGCTGTCCCTGTTCCTTCCCCCAACCTGCTGACCACCAAGGACATCGAATTCAGGGTCAATTTTGCAAAGATCAAGGGAATCATTGCCGAAGACTCGGTTGCAGATCGGGTTGAGGCCGCAAGAAAGGACTGCCCGACCCTTGAAATACTTGTTCAGGCAGGAGAAGCGGAGACTCACGAGGGATGGCTGGATTTCGAAACCATCTGCGAGGAATCATCCGATTCCTTCCCCCGGCCGGACGACTGCGCCTGCGGAGATGATTCCCTGCTCATATTCTTTTCCTCCGGCACCACCGGACCGCCGAAAATGGTCGAGCACACCCACAATTATCCGCTGGGTCACTACACCACAGGAGCCTACTGGCACGATCTGGAACCGGGCGATATCCATCTTACTCTGGCCGATACCGGCTGGGGCAAAGCCGTCTGGGGCAAATACTACGGCCAGTGGATGGCCGGGGCCGTGGTCTTCGTATGGGATTTCCGCGGAAAATTCGTACCTTCAGAGCTGCTTCAGATCATTTCCGAACACAAGGTCACGACCTTCTGCGCTCCGCCGACAGTCTTCCGTTTCATGATTCGCGAAGACCTTTCCAAGTACGACCTGTCCGCACTCAGGCACTGCACCACTGCCGGGGAACTGCTCAACGCTTCCGTTTTCGAAGCCTGGCAGGAAGCAACCGGTCTGCCCCTGTACGAAGGCTACGGACAGACGGAATCCGTACTGCAGATCGCAACTTTCCCGCACATGACACCCAAACCGGGGTCCATCGGCAAACCGTGTCCGGGATGGGACATCGCGCTTTTCGATGCTGAAGGCAACCGCTGTGCCCCCGGTGAAGAAGGACAGATCTGTGTAAAGCTCGACCCGCGCCCGGTGGGACTTTTCACCGGCTATCTGGACGAGCCTGAAAAGACCGCCAATGTCATGGTCAACGGCTACTACCAGACCGGCGACAAAGCCTGGATGGATGAAGACGGCTACTTCTGGTTTCTGGGCAGGACCGATGATCTGATCAAGAGTTCCGGATACCGCATAGGACCCTTTGAAGTGGAATCCGCGCTGATAACACACGACGCGGTAGTCGAAGCAGCCGTTACCGGCGTTCCCGACCCGGTCCGCGGACAGGCCGTAAAGGCGACTATCGTGCTGGCTGCCGGTTACGAAGGCAGCGCCGAACTGACCAAAGAGCTTCAGGATCACGTCAAGAAAGTAACTGCCCCGTACAAATACCCCAGAGTGATAGACTACGTTGACGAACTGCCCAAGACCATCAGCGGAAAAATCAAACGGGCCGAAATCCGGGCAAAAGACGAGGCCGAGGCAAAATAACCTCTGCCCCTCCAGAATAGACCGGGATACAGAAACAAACGCCCTGCCGACATATATCGGCAGGGCGTTCTCTTTTTTAACACAACAATCCCCAATGTCCGGCTACCGCTGCAGCAAACGTTCTCCGGCCTCCACTGAACGTGTCACCCAGACGTTGCCGCCAATGACCGCGCCCTGCCCTATGGTAACCCTTCCGAGGATTGTGGCCCCGGAATAGACTATGACATCATCCTCCACTATGGGATGGCGGGGTATGCCTTTGATCAGGTTGCCGGAATCGTCCTGCGGGAAGCTCTTGGCGCCGAGGGTGACACCCTGATAGAGGCGAACATTACGGCCGATGATACAGGTTTCACCTATAACCGTACCGGTCCCGTGGTCGATGAAGAAATGCTCCCCGATCCTTGCTCCGGGATGGATATCGATACCGGTCTTGGAGTGGGCCATCTCGCCGATGATGCGGGGGATGAGGTCCACTTCCAGCTTGTAAAGCTCGTGAGCAATACGATGATGAGTAAGGGCGGTTATGCTGGGGTAGCAAAAAATAGTCTCGCCGGGACTCTTTGAAGCCGGGTCGCCTATGTAGGCGGCCTGAACATCGGTAGCAAGCAGCCTGCGGATTTCCGGCAGTCTGGACATGAACTCGGAAGCAATGCGCTTTGCGTCTGCCTCGCAATCCATGCAGCGGAGTTCGTCAGCCTTGCAGAAAAAACAGTGCCCGCGCAGAACCTGCTCCACCAGAATGCGGTAGGCCACATCCAGATTTCCGCCGATGTGGTAGCGCATGGTTTCGGGCCGGATTTCGGAATCACCGAAATATCCCGGAAAAAGAACCGCCTGCAGCCTTCCCACCAACTCTCCGAGAGCCTCCAGAGAAGGCATGGGCCGGTCGTGTTCCGGCATGTGATAGACGGATTCGTATGAGTTTTCCTCGCAAAGGGCCTCGACCACATCCGTCAAAAGGGGATTCCCGATCTTGCTGACCATTGTTAGCGCACCTTAGTCCTTGAACAGCACAGTGCTCAGATAACGTTCCCCGGTATCGGGAACGATGAACACCACCAGCTTGTCTCTGTTTTCTTCCCTTTTCGCAATTTCAACAGCGGCATAAGCAGCCGCACCGGCTGAAATTCCGCACAGTATGCCTTCTTCCCGGATAAGACGCCTTGCAGTGTTCACGGCGTCATTATCCGCAACACGCACGATCTCGTCGATGATATCGGTATCCAGAACTTCAGGGACAAAACCGGCCCCGATGCCCTGAATGGCGTGGGGTCCGGGCTTTCCTCCGGACAGGACCGGAGAGCTCTCCGGCTCCACAGCAACAATCTTGATCGCAGGATTGCGCTTTTTGAGTTCCGCGCCGATACCGGTCAATGTTCCACCGGTTCCGACTCCGGCAACAAAAATATCTATTCTGCCGTCCGTATCATCCCATATTTCGTTAACGGTAATGGTTCTGTGCGCCAACGGGTTGTCAGGATTTGCAAACTGCATCGGCAGAAAGGCTTTCGGGTCCGCCCCGGCAAGCTCCTCGGCCTTTCGGACAGCACCGGCCATACCCTCCGCTGCCGGGGTGAGCACAAGCTCTGCGCCGAACCCCTTAAGCAGGTCCTTGCGTTCACGGCTCATGGATTCAGGCATGGTCAGGACCAGCTTATAGCCCTTTGCGGCGCATACAAAGGCCAGCCCGACACCGGTATTCCCGCTCGTGGG
This window harbors:
- a CDS encoding tetratricopeptide repeat protein, which gives rise to MASAENVSGREKIQGVFSSQSVQKIGTGTTVRRTISKMYWMVRELDDGSVEVQALNKSYVPAGPKSAVDMEEFLSKYSPEPEFYVSTVYPKIKELGSSIERGEKARQAGATYSAEFEFQNALDVDEENVKANFGLGLTYMERGENTKANDIFERLVNLDAAFQTEHKHLFNEFGINLRKSGMQDQAIEYYQRALQMSSQDENLHYNIARAYFEKGMLEKCADHLTKALSLNKDHVEAQKFFDFVKKQLQGQ
- a CDS encoding XRE family transcriptional regulator, translated to MNKTKVGQRIKTFREKQGLSIEDFSERTGLGLEFLGAVEEKDMYPSLGPLLKIARALGVRLGTFLDDHVSKDPIIIKLDEREEEFSMHSDMEHTASMKYFSLGKGKSDRHMEPFFIEIEPEDTEPKLTSHEGEEFIIVVSGKLKVVYGKEESVLQAGDSVYFNSVVPHYVAAHGEKCDIYAVLYFPE
- a CDS encoding AMP-binding protein — encoded protein: MEKSHLREITLGTLLDEIVENYPDNEAVVYVDRDFRLTYREFGELVDELAMGLMALGIKKGEKVAIWATNVPYWVALQFATAKIGAILLTVNTFYRTTELEYLLKQSECENLVIIDGFREIDYLETVYDLVPELKTQERGYLKSARFPDLKRVFFLGQEKHRGMYSMAEVINLSAVVSEEEYQTRQDSLDPHDVVNMQYTSGTTGFPKGVQLTHYNIGNNGFWIGENQGFRPGDRLCLPVPLFHCFGCVLGVLAAINHAATLVILEGFDPLLVMASVDQEKCTAVYGVPTMFIAILDHKMFNRFDYSSLRTGIMAGSPCPVEVMKKVMDKMNMKDITICYGLTEGSPVMTQTRMEDDIRRRTESVGRAMPEIEVAIFNPETGKECEHGETGEICCRGYNVMKGYYKNDEATATAIDIDGWLHSGDLGTMDEEGYVEVTGRLKDMIIRGGENIYPREIEEFLYTMDGILDVQVAGVPSKKFGEQVGAFIILKDGVEMDQQDVVDFCRGKISRYKIPKYVTFIDSYPMTASGKIQKYKLREMAAELYPDA
- a CDS encoding XRE family transcriptional regulator, whose translation is MSNNQAYKEIAPRLQGLRDAMDMTLEELAEKTGVTVEKAAQYESGTMEIPVSYLMDVAHICGVGLTVLISGSEAHLTNYALVRKGKGLVVDRRKDYDYKNLASTFVGRRMEPFMVEVPSKDVTEMNFTTHRGQEFIYVLEGRLELRLGDSVLELDEGDSLYFDSNTPHALRGLGGRSARMLDVIL
- a CDS encoding AMP-binding protein, whose product is MQKQKYTSYEDFRAGYKAEVPDNYNFAFDCVDRYAAEDPSRPAMIHIGPDGTRREMDFGFFSKKSARLANALTKAGVGKGDRIMIILYRRIDWWISMLACHKIGAVPVPSPNLLTTKDIEFRVNFAKIKGIIAEDSVADRVEAARKDCPTLEILVQAGEAETHEGWLDFETICEESSDSFPRPDDCACGDDSLLIFFSSGTTGPPKMVEHTHNYPLGHYTTGAYWHDLEPGDIHLTLADTGWGKAVWGKYYGQWMAGAVVFVWDFRGKFVPSELLQIISEHKVTTFCAPPTVFRFMIREDLSKYDLSALRHCTTAGELLNASVFEAWQEATGLPLYEGYGQTESVLQIATFPHMTPKPGSIGKPCPGWDIALFDAEGNRCAPGEEGQICVKLDPRPVGLFTGYLDEPEKTANVMVNGYYQTGDKAWMDEDGYFWFLGRTDDLIKSSGYRIGPFEVESALITHDAVVEAAVTGVPDPVRGQAVKATIVLAAGYEGSAELTKELQDHVKKVTAPYKYPRVIDYVDELPKTISGKIKRAEIRAKDEAEAK